A window of Cloacibacillus sp. genomic DNA:
ATAAAACCAACCCACATTTTAACACGCAAAAGGCGGCCGCGCCCCGCGCCCATGAAAAACGCCCCGAGATATCCTCTCGAGGCGCAAGCGTCTTATCTTTTACCTTTTATCTTTTACTTCTGCCTGACCGGCCTCTTCTCCACACGAGCGGCGCTAGCGCAAGCAGCGCCACTATGCCGCCTCCCGCGCTGCACCCACTGTTTCCGCCTGCGGGGGCGGAAGGAGCAGGCGGCTCCGGCTCGTCAGAGCGCGCAAATTTTATGACGCCTACAGGGTCTATCACCTTGCCGTCTGCTTTGCCTCCGGCA
This region includes:
- a CDS encoding Synerg-CTERM sorting domain-containing protein yields the protein AGGKADGKVIDPVGVIKFARSDEPEPPAPSAPAGGNSGCSAGGGIVALLALAPLVWRRGRSGRSKR